The Bubalus kerabau isolate K-KA32 ecotype Philippines breed swamp buffalo chromosome X, PCC_UOA_SB_1v2, whole genome shotgun sequence genome has a segment encoding these proteins:
- the UXT gene encoding protein UXT, translating to MATPPKRRAVEATAEKVLRYEAFISDVLQRDLQKVLDHRDKVYEQLAKYLQLRNVIERLQEANHSELYMQVDLGCNFFVDTVVPDTSRIYVALGYGFFLELTLAEALKFIDRKSNLLTELSDNLTKDSMNIKAHIHMLLEGLRELQGLQNFPETQN from the exons ATGGCGACGCCCCCTAAACGGCGGGCGGTGGAGGCCACGGCGGAGAAAGTGCTGCGCTACGAGGCTTTCATCTCTGACGTGCTGCAGCGGGACTTGCA AAAGGTCCTGGACCATCGTGACAAGGTATATGAGCAGCTGGCTAAATACCTTCAACTGAGAAATGTCATTGAGCGACTCCAG GAAGCCAATCACTCGGAGTTATATATGCAGGTGGATTTGGGCTGTAACTTCTTCGTTGACACAGTGGT CCCAGACACTTCACGGATCTATGTGGCCCTTGGATATGGTTTTTTCCTGGAGTTGACACTGGCAGAAGCTCTCAAGTTCATTGATCGTAAGAGCAATCTCCTCACAGA gCTCAGCGACAACCTCACCAAGGACTCCATGAATATCAAGGCCCATATCCACATGTTGCTAGAG GGGCTTAGAGAGCTACAAGGTCTGCAGAATTTCCCAGAGACTCAGAACTGA